Proteins encoded by one window of Flagellimonas lutaonensis:
- a CDS encoding isopenicillin N synthase family dioxygenase has protein sequence MSAIPSVDLKDFVSGDPQRKQKFTEEIGGAFENIGFVALSGHFLSDELVDQLYDEVKKFFALPQEVKDKYEIEGIGGQRGYTSFGKEHAKGRKEGDLKEFWHFGQYVEDDPKLEAEYPDNVHVEELPAFNEVGKEAYKMLEKTAQYVLRALALHLGLEEYYFDKWIKNGNSILRPIHYPPITEEPKNAVRAAAHGDINLITLLMGAHGKGLQVKNHKGEWVDAIARPDQLMINVGDMLSRLSNNKLKSTIHRVVNPPRELWGTSRYSIPFFMHPISEMPLNCLENCIDEDHPKLYPDITAGEFLHERLIELGLIKG, from the coding sequence ATGAGTGCGATTCCCAGTGTAGATTTAAAGGATTTCGTGTCGGGCGATCCGCAGCGGAAACAAAAGTTTACCGAAGAGATCGGCGGTGCTTTTGAAAACATTGGTTTTGTGGCCCTGAGCGGACATTTTTTGTCCGATGAGTTGGTCGACCAGTTGTACGACGAGGTGAAAAAATTCTTTGCCCTGCCCCAAGAGGTCAAAGACAAGTACGAGATCGAGGGCATTGGCGGGCAGCGGGGGTACACCTCGTTCGGAAAAGAACATGCCAAGGGCCGGAAAGAGGGTGATTTGAAAGAATTTTGGCATTTTGGCCAATACGTTGAAGACGACCCGAAGCTCGAGGCCGAATACCCCGACAATGTGCACGTGGAAGAGTTGCCAGCGTTCAACGAGGTTGGCAAGGAAGCCTATAAAATGTTGGAAAAAACTGCCCAGTATGTACTAAGGGCCTTGGCACTTCACCTCGGACTTGAGGAATATTATTTTGATAAATGGATCAAGAACGGCAACTCGATTCTGCGGCCCATCCACTACCCGCCCATTACCGAAGAGCCCAAAAACGCTGTTCGGGCCGCGGCCCATGGCGACATCAACCTGATTACCCTCTTGATGGGCGCACATGGCAAGGGGCTGCAGGTCAAGAACCACAAAGGGGAATGGGTAGATGCCATTGCCCGTCCAGACCAGTTGATGATCAACGTGGGCGATATGCTCTCGAGGTTGAGCAACAACAAATTGAAATCGACCATACACCGAGTGGTAAACCCACCGCGCGAACTTTGGGGCACCTCGAGGTATTCGATTCCCTTTTTCATGCATCCGATCAGCGAGATGCCGCTCAATTGCCTTGAGAACTGCATTGACGAAGACCATCCGAAACTGTATCCAGACATTACCGCCGGTGAGTTCTTGCACGAGCGATTGATTGAACTGGGATTGATAAAAGGGTGA
- a CDS encoding translation initiation factor, producing MDLQDQLKNLFPNHVTEENPSEAPKKPEFWLQDDPIICKYEKRKGKPVTILEGYHGADADFKKLAKALKSYLSVGGNYKNEQIIIQGDYRDKIMAFLTGHGFKVKRVGG from the coding sequence ATGGACCTTCAAGATCAGTTGAAGAACCTTTTTCCAAATCACGTTACGGAAGAAAACCCTTCCGAAGCACCCAAAAAACCAGAATTTTGGCTGCAAGACGACCCCATTATCTGTAAGTATGAAAAGCGCAAGGGCAAGCCAGTGACCATTTTGGAAGGCTACCACGGAGCTGATGCTGATTTCAAAAAATTGGCAAAAGCATTGAAGTCATACCTAAGTGTTGGGGGCAATTATAAAAATGAACAGATCATCATTCAGGGCGACTATCGCGACAAGATCATGGCGTTTCTTACCGGGCACGGGTTTAAAGTGAAGCGCGTGGGCGGTTAA
- a CDS encoding DUF1835 domain-containing protein, which translates to MKSLLHITNGDSFTEKLKSLPLKGDIITWREMLCEGKTLSTVGSESFWKTRFDFLHKNYKVSKSWFVEKTLKEYRSLCNHRQQDRIVLWFEYDLFCQINMLAVLSWLKTHRRHAEISLVCSGKVEGSDRFYGLSELNDEQLMDLYEKRTILTQDDIEYADYVWQLYCSDNPIRLENLLDFEEDFQFEYLSDAIRAHLKRFPAIKDGVNVLERKVLETADKGKFSSRRELLGGVLQQNDIYGYGDTQYDRIITTLRPLFSSFNPVRLTKKGKQVLQEQTNLYAQLRDNESYLGGALKYNFLYNTATDRILKL; encoded by the coding sequence ATGAAATCGCTGTTGCACATTACCAATGGGGACAGTTTTACAGAAAAGTTGAAGTCCCTGCCCCTGAAGGGAGACATCATCACATGGCGCGAGATGCTATGCGAAGGCAAAACGCTCAGCACTGTGGGCAGTGAATCGTTTTGGAAAACGCGATTCGACTTTCTGCACAAAAATTACAAGGTCAGCAAGTCTTGGTTTGTAGAAAAAACACTGAAAGAATATCGGTCGCTGTGCAACCATCGCCAGCAAGACCGGATCGTACTTTGGTTCGAATACGACCTTTTTTGCCAAATCAACATGTTGGCGGTGCTCAGCTGGCTGAAAACCCATAGAAGGCATGCCGAGATTTCATTGGTCTGCAGTGGAAAAGTGGAGGGTTCTGATAGGTTTTATGGCCTAAGTGAGTTGAACGACGAGCAGCTAATGGACCTGTACGAAAAGCGCACGATCCTTACACAAGATGATATCGAATACGCCGACTATGTATGGCAATTGTACTGCAGCGACAACCCCATTCGACTTGAGAACCTGTTGGATTTTGAGGAGGACTTTCAGTTTGAATACCTCTCAGATGCCATCAGGGCGCACTTGAAGCGTTTTCCGGCCATCAAGGACGGTGTAAACGTCTTGGAGCGGAAAGTGCTGGAGACCGCCGACAAGGGCAAGTTTTCATCGCGTAGGGAACTGTTGGGCGGGGTCTTGCAGCAAAACGACATTTACGGTTATGGCGATACACAATACGACCGCATAATTACCACGTTGAGGCCGCTTTTTTCTTCTTTCAACCCTGTGCGGCTCACCAAAAAGGGGAAACAGGTCTTGCAAGAACAGACCAACCTTTATGCGCAGTTGCGCGATAATGAATCATATTTGGGCGGGGCGCTCAAGTATAACTTTCTTTACAACACGGCCACTGACCGGATCTTAAAATTATAA
- a CDS encoding nucleoside phosphorylase — protein sequence MAFSASELILNADGSIYHLNLHPDDIADTIMVVGDPDRVPAISRHFDSIEVKKTKREFVTHTGHLGGRRFTVLSTGIGTGNIDIVLNELDALANIDFKTGEIKEAKKSLDIIRIGTCGGLQPDIPVDTFLLSKTGIGLDGLLHFYDCEDIQNQGLRDEIEAKFDFGTSGIRPYVVDASKKLMARFDENRIRFGMTLTNIGFYGPQGRNLRIAPRFENLVGSLAQFDFEGRQITNLEMETAAIYGLARLLGHQALSLNVVLANRMNGQFSTKPGESINRLIEFSLEHITAS from the coding sequence ATGGCGTTCAGCGCTTCTGAGTTGATACTGAATGCCGATGGCAGTATCTATCATTTGAACCTGCATCCTGATGATATTGCAGATACCATCATGGTCGTCGGCGACCCAGACCGGGTTCCTGCCATTTCAAGACACTTTGACTCCATAGAGGTCAAAAAGACAAAACGTGAATTCGTTACCCATACGGGCCATCTGGGCGGTAGGCGCTTTACCGTACTCTCTACCGGAATCGGTACGGGCAATATCGATATTGTGCTGAATGAATTGGACGCTTTGGCCAACATCGATTTCAAGACCGGGGAAATAAAAGAAGCAAAGAAATCACTGGACATCATCAGAATTGGTACTTGTGGAGGTCTGCAGCCCGATATTCCTGTGGATACCTTTTTGCTCAGCAAAACGGGCATTGGCTTGGACGGGCTATTGCATTTCTACGATTGTGAAGATATTCAAAACCAGGGTTTGAGGGATGAAATCGAGGCAAAATTCGATTTTGGAACCAGTGGTATTCGACCCTACGTGGTTGATGCGAGCAAAAAATTGATGGCAAGGTTCGATGAAAATCGTATACGATTTGGAATGACCCTCACCAACATAGGTTTTTACGGGCCCCAAGGCCGAAACCTGCGCATAGCGCCCAGGTTTGAGAACTTGGTGGGCTCTTTGGCACAGTTCGATTTCGAAGGGCGCCAAATCACCAATCTTGAAATGGAAACAGCCGCCATTTACGGTTTGGCGCGTTTGCTCGGGCACCAGGCCCTTTCGCTCAACGTGGTTTTGGCCAATCGTATGAACGGACAGTTTTCTACGAAGCCTGGAGAGTCCATCAACAGGCTCATCGAATTTAGTTTAGAGCATATAACAGCCTCATAA
- a CDS encoding substrate-binding domain-containing protein, translating into MKKVRVVGVPEHFNLPWHMALEEGAFEDRGIELEWTDIPEGTGRMADMLAKGETDLAIILTEGVIKAISDGNPSMILQEYIGSPLLWGIHVGADSYFKALSELKNTKAAISRFGSGSHLMAFVNAQNNGWDTSRLQFEVVNNLEGAVEALTQGSADYFMWEHFTTKPLVDQGIFRRLGDCPTPWPCFVVAATKSFVAKDPAPARHVLEVINNYTAEFASIPSINRTLANRYGQKVSDIDQWLAQTQWSQRPLARKTFDKVQQTLLQLNLINEKKDYAHCVRE; encoded by the coding sequence ATGAAGAAAGTTCGTGTGGTCGGGGTGCCCGAACATTTTAATCTGCCCTGGCATATGGCCCTGGAAGAAGGGGCTTTTGAAGACCGTGGCATTGAACTGGAATGGACGGATATACCCGAAGGTACCGGTCGCATGGCCGATATGCTGGCCAAGGGCGAAACCGACCTGGCCATTATCTTGACCGAGGGGGTCATCAAGGCCATTTCTGACGGAAACCCGTCGATGATCCTGCAAGAGTACATAGGCTCTCCCCTACTCTGGGGCATCCACGTAGGCGCCGACAGCTATTTTAAAGCCCTCTCAGAGCTCAAAAACACAAAAGCGGCCATCAGTAGGTTTGGAAGCGGAAGCCATCTCATGGCCTTTGTAAATGCCCAGAACAATGGGTGGGACACTTCTAGATTACAGTTTGAGGTCGTCAACAATCTAGAGGGGGCCGTAGAAGCCTTGACGCAGGGCAGCGCCGATTATTTTATGTGGGAGCACTTTACCACCAAACCCCTTGTGGACCAAGGAATTTTCAGGCGATTGGGCGACTGCCCTACCCCGTGGCCCTGTTTTGTGGTCGCCGCAACGAAATCCTTTGTTGCAAAAGACCCCGCGCCCGCGCGCCATGTGCTTGAGGTCATCAACAATTATACTGCAGAGTTTGCCAGCATACCAAGCATCAACCGCACCCTGGCCAACCGATACGGCCAAAAGGTGTCCGATATCGACCAATGGCTCGCGCAAACCCAGTGGAGCCAGCGGCCATTGGCCCGTAAAACTTTTGATAAAGTACAGCAGACTTTGCTGCAATTGAATTTGATAAACGAAAAAAAGGACTACGCCCACTGTGTGCGGGAATAA
- a CDS encoding response regulator, producing the protein MIQTELNSVLMVDDDETTIFLNKLFLQSLTPELEVNTAENGEEALDFLRVHLEDPMFGNCLLVLDIEMPVMDGWQFLEVYEKEFTDEQKSRVNLMVLSIHSSEEIARKASEFTSVREVLAKPLSDEQFQRVINKYYPGFLEETKA; encoded by the coding sequence ATGATCCAAACCGAACTAAACTCAGTATTGATGGTGGATGATGATGAAACTACCATTTTTTTGAACAAGCTCTTTTTGCAAAGTCTAACCCCGGAACTTGAGGTCAATACGGCCGAGAACGGTGAAGAAGCCCTGGATTTTTTAAGGGTACATCTCGAAGACCCCATGTTTGGCAACTGTCTTTTGGTACTTGACATTGAAATGCCGGTAATGGATGGATGGCAATTTTTGGAAGTGTACGAGAAAGAATTCACTGATGAACAAAAAAGCCGTGTAAACTTAATGGTATTGTCGATTCACAGCAGTGAGGAGATTGCAAGGAAGGCAAGCGAATTTACCTCGGTTAGAGAGGTGTTGGCCAAACCACTTTCAGATGAGCAATTCCAGCGGGTGATAAATAAATACTATCCTGGTTTTTTAGAGGAAACGAAGGCATAG
- a CDS encoding uracil-DNA glycosylase: MNVNIDPSWKTRLQPEFEKPYFQQLANFVKQEYRSHTCYPKGKDIFAAFDHCPFHETKVVIIGQDPYHGPNQANGLCFSVKDGVPHPPSLVNIFKEIKVDVGVPYPKSGNLERWADQGVLLLNAVLTVRAHQAGSHQNKGWETFTDAVIQSISEHLEGVVFLLWGGFAKKKSRLIDQRKHHILTSGHPSPLSANRGLWFGNQHFSKTNELLERMGKEKINW; encoded by the coding sequence ATGAACGTCAACATAGACCCCAGTTGGAAAACCCGTTTACAGCCCGAATTTGAAAAGCCCTATTTTCAGCAACTGGCCAACTTTGTCAAGCAAGAATACCGTTCGCACACCTGCTACCCCAAGGGGAAGGACATTTTTGCCGCGTTTGATCACTGCCCGTTTCACGAAACCAAAGTGGTCATTATCGGGCAAGATCCCTACCATGGCCCCAATCAGGCCAATGGCCTTTGTTTCTCCGTCAAGGATGGGGTGCCACACCCTCCCTCGCTCGTCAACATCTTCAAAGAGATCAAGGTCGATGTTGGCGTGCCTTACCCTAAAAGTGGCAATCTTGAGCGCTGGGCCGACCAAGGGGTGCTCTTGCTCAATGCGGTATTGACAGTGCGTGCGCATCAGGCGGGCAGTCATCAGAACAAAGGATGGGAAACCTTTACCGACGCGGTCATCCAATCGATATCCGAACACCTTGAGGGAGTCGTTTTTCTTTTATGGGGCGGTTTTGCCAAGAAAAAGTCCAGACTGATAGACCAAAGAAAGCACCATATCTTGACCTCCGGTCATCCCTCTCCACTGAGCGCCAATAGGGGGCTTTGGTTTGGCAACCAACACTTTAGCAAGACCAATGAATTACTGGAAAGGATGGGTAAGGAAAAAATAAATTGGTAG
- a CDS encoding dipeptide epimerase produces MQVDYKIRYLKKLFPLRISRGVRDGQHNLFVSVRDGGHTGWGETSPGASEGAETAEEAQSQLEAFLKDGTNLQSVFETYDAALEAKVAPCALAALDMALWDLLAKKADMPLYRLLGFPKPSKPTSITLGIMSPEEARGRLPLILENMHIKTLKVKLGSNDGIEADKALYEEVLAYHKKYPISIRVDANGGWNLEEAHHMMKWLAERHCEYVEQPLKEGLENELPFLHKNRPLPIFVDESCRFATDIPKWAHSVDGVNMKLMKCGGITGALRIIATANAFGLKTMIGCMGETSISIAAGAAVSGMLDHIDLDSHLNLNPDPCIGAPLVNGITMPQEVPGHGGGFKK; encoded by the coding sequence ATGCAAGTAGACTACAAAATCAGATACCTCAAAAAGTTGTTCCCGCTGCGCATCAGTCGTGGTGTGCGTGACGGACAGCACAATTTGTTCGTTTCGGTGCGTGATGGTGGCCATACGGGATGGGGCGAGACCTCGCCCGGAGCCAGTGAGGGCGCTGAGACCGCGGAGGAAGCACAATCACAACTGGAAGCCTTTCTGAAAGACGGCACCAACCTGCAATCGGTGTTTGAAACCTACGATGCCGCCCTCGAGGCCAAAGTGGCACCCTGTGCCCTTGCTGCACTGGATATGGCCCTATGGGATCTTTTGGCCAAAAAGGCCGACATGCCGCTATATAGGTTGCTGGGATTTCCCAAGCCCTCAAAACCCACTTCCATAACGCTCGGTATCATGTCGCCCGAAGAGGCCCGTGGGCGCTTACCGCTGATTTTGGAAAATATGCACATAAAGACCCTTAAAGTGAAGCTGGGCAGCAATGACGGTATTGAGGCAGACAAGGCCCTGTACGAAGAAGTGTTGGCATACCACAAGAAATATCCGATATCGATTCGGGTAGATGCCAACGGTGGTTGGAATTTGGAAGAAGCCCACCATATGATGAAATGGTTGGCCGAGCGACATTGTGAGTATGTTGAGCAACCACTTAAAGAAGGACTTGAAAATGAGCTACCTTTCCTACACAAAAACAGGCCATTGCCCATTTTCGTGGACGAATCGTGCCGGTTTGCTACCGATATTCCCAAGTGGGCCCATAGCGTTGACGGGGTCAACATGAAATTGATGAAGTGTGGGGGCATCACAGGTGCTTTGCGCATTATTGCCACGGCAAATGCCTTTGGTTTGAAGACAATGATCGGCTGTATGGGCGAAACCTCCATTTCCATTGCTGCTGGGGCTGCGGTTTCCGGCATGTTGGACCATATTGACCTTGATTCGCACTTGAACCTGAATCCCGACCCCTGTATCGGCGCACCTTTGGTGAATGGAATCACAATGCCACAAGAGGTGCCCGGCCATGGAGGGGGATTCAAGAAGTAG
- a CDS encoding DUF1611 domain-containing protein, producing MFNRDQKIAIYMEGALDNDSGKMGFGLMRFSKHPIVCVIDSKYAGKTVEEAVGLSYTIPVVSSVNEAIAMEAEIMVLGIAPSGGKFPDEWDKPVSLALKSGLSLINGLHDDLNSRFGHLLKNNKIWDVRKPKSNYPIATGKAAELNNKRVLMVGTDMAAGKMTAGLELYTALRKRGTSVGFVPTGQIGITLMGNGIPLDAVKVDQAAGAVEQAVLEEADKDIVIIEGQGSLAHPGSTATLPLLRGSQATHLILCHKAFHSHLRYPVSHVPIPPLDEFIKLNEAVAHVCGSLQPAKTVGVALNTSGMTDKEAKAKIEETQGLTGLPTTDVIRFGVEVLTDAVLKE from the coding sequence ATGTTCAATAGAGACCAAAAAATAGCCATTTATATGGAGGGCGCGCTCGACAACGATTCGGGCAAGATGGGATTCGGGCTCATGCGCTTCTCAAAACACCCCATAGTCTGTGTAATCGACTCCAAATATGCAGGAAAAACGGTAGAGGAAGCCGTGGGATTATCGTATACGATTCCAGTTGTATCCTCTGTAAATGAGGCCATTGCCATGGAGGCAGAAATCATGGTTCTTGGCATCGCCCCCAGCGGCGGAAAATTTCCCGATGAATGGGACAAACCGGTTTCACTGGCCTTAAAATCTGGACTTTCTTTGATTAATGGTCTGCATGATGACCTCAATTCGAGGTTTGGACACCTATTGAAAAACAACAAGATTTGGGATGTCCGAAAACCAAAGTCAAACTACCCCATTGCCACGGGCAAAGCGGCCGAATTGAACAATAAAAGGGTGCTGATGGTGGGTACCGATATGGCCGCCGGCAAGATGACGGCCGGACTCGAACTGTACACTGCCCTCCGAAAGCGCGGTACCAGCGTGGGTTTTGTGCCCACCGGTCAAATCGGCATCACCCTAATGGGCAATGGTATTCCACTGGACGCGGTAAAAGTGGACCAGGCTGCTGGAGCTGTGGAACAGGCAGTGCTCGAAGAGGCGGATAAAGATATTGTCATTATCGAGGGCCAGGGATCATTGGCCCACCCCGGCAGCACCGCTACCCTACCCTTGTTGCGTGGCTCACAGGCCACACATTTGATTTTGTGCCATAAGGCCTTCCACAGCCATTTGCGGTATCCTGTCTCACATGTACCGATTCCCCCGTTGGATGAGTTCATAAAATTGAACGAAGCCGTAGCCCATGTGTGTGGTTCGCTGCAGCCTGCAAAAACAGTTGGCGTTGCCTTGAACACAAGTGGCATGACCGATAAGGAAGCAAAGGCGAAAATCGAAGAAACACAGGGGTTGACAGGACTTCCTACGACAGATGTCATACGTTTTGGGGTCGAGGTGTTGACCGACGCCGTGCTAAAAGAATAA
- a CDS encoding 3-keto-disaccharide hydrolase, which yields MEYFRIYVIVCFFMMLGCTSSDDGWTPLFNGENLEGWHVYGAENSLDGWFVEDGVLVFDYQLKKGGSSNLVTDEKFTNFELSFEWMVSEHGNSGVFWGVVENDEYEHPYQTGPEIQILDDGWTAYVEGRGDTHRAGSLYGLMAPSKIVSRPAGEWNHYLLHIDHEENIGFLKFNGQEVLRFPVHGPDWKALIAGSGFADWPGFGKARTGHISLQEYGGKLAFRNIKIKVLP from the coding sequence ATGGAATATTTCAGAATTTACGTCATTGTATGTTTTTTCATGATGTTGGGCTGTACCTCTTCAGATGATGGTTGGACACCCCTTTTCAATGGTGAAAACCTTGAGGGATGGCATGTGTATGGGGCAGAAAATTCCCTTGATGGTTGGTTCGTGGAAGACGGAGTGTTGGTCTTCGACTATCAATTGAAAAAAGGAGGCAGTTCAAACTTGGTGACCGATGAAAAATTCACAAATTTTGAGCTTTCTTTCGAATGGATGGTTTCTGAGCATGGCAATTCCGGGGTTTTCTGGGGCGTCGTTGAAAACGACGAATATGAGCACCCCTACCAGACCGGTCCAGAGATACAGATCTTGGATGACGGTTGGACAGCCTATGTGGAAGGCCGTGGCGATACCCACAGGGCCGGATCGTTGTACGGGCTTATGGCGCCCTCTAAAATCGTTAGTAGGCCAGCCGGGGAATGGAACCACTACCTTTTGCACATCGACCACGAAGAAAACATCGGGTTTTTAAAATTCAATGGGCAGGAGGTGTTGCGGTTTCCCGTACACGGACCTGATTGGAAGGCACTCATTGCCGGTTCCGGTTTTGCAGATTGGCCTGGGTTTGGCAAGGCCAGAACCGGGCATATCAGCCTACAGGAATATGGGGGCAAGTTGGCCTTCAGAAATATTAAGATCAAGGTCTTGCCATAA
- a CDS encoding fumarate hydratase codes for MKYAVISGDVVAFTSLSNVQKEALEARLRALNITLAMQFNTYSRLVKGDYWECVVPQPADALTVALLAKSWVKAFTVNPGQNQARLKSFETYGIRLAIGYGPLQRFDPERGIIDGEAIYLSGRKIGEEGTHGKERVVIKNTLFFVSGNPLLDQEMEPLMALLDHTINKATEKQSLVLYHKLLGKSENEIADELGISQSSVNQHSTSLGWNAIEKAVTFFRQKMSSL; via the coding sequence ATGAAGTATGCAGTCATATCGGGTGACGTGGTAGCTTTCACCAGTCTTTCCAACGTGCAGAAAGAGGCGTTAGAGGCCCGTTTGCGGGCCTTGAACATTACCTTGGCCATGCAGTTCAACACCTATTCAAGGTTGGTCAAGGGAGATTATTGGGAATGTGTGGTGCCACAACCTGCCGATGCCCTTACCGTGGCACTTTTGGCGAAAAGTTGGGTAAAGGCCTTCACGGTAAACCCCGGGCAAAACCAAGCGCGTTTAAAAAGTTTTGAGACCTATGGCATACGTTTGGCCATCGGGTACGGCCCTTTACAGCGCTTTGACCCAGAGCGGGGCATCATCGATGGGGAGGCCATTTACCTATCGGGGCGCAAGATAGGTGAAGAGGGAACCCATGGCAAAGAGCGGGTGGTCATTAAAAACACCCTGTTCTTTGTATCGGGCAACCCCCTGCTTGATCAAGAGATGGAACCGCTAATGGCCCTGCTCGACCATACCATCAACAAGGCCACCGAAAAGCAGAGCTTGGTTTTATACCATAAATTGTTGGGTAAGAGCGAAAACGAGATTGCCGACGAGCTGGGCATTTCACAATCGTCGGTGAACCAACATTCGACCAGTTTGGGGTGGAATGCCATTGAAAAAGCTGTAACTTTCTTCCGTCAAAAAATGTCTTCGTTATAA
- a CDS encoding DUF3307 domain-containing protein, whose protein sequence is MTFTQLLLVQLLAHILTDFTFQSYQQAKDKNEKGFKSKFLKWHILIMFLSSWILSFQWKFVFASLFIALTHWLVDGLKPYLNQNKWLGKYAFFIDQGLHLFFLAISVVVYDKWFALEPIIDMPLSEKWLAIVLVFVFCGKTCNVFIKEIFQFFDIKVGNTEDLPNAGRLIGLTERWLILVFVFINQFAAVGFLLASKSILRYKSEQEEGFNKTEYVLIGTLLSFGLGIGSAILVQLLFW, encoded by the coding sequence ATGACTTTTACACAACTCTTGCTCGTACAACTATTGGCCCACATCTTGACCGATTTTACCTTTCAATCGTACCAACAGGCAAAAGACAAGAACGAAAAAGGCTTTAAGAGCAAGTTCTTGAAATGGCACATTCTCATCATGTTCTTGAGCTCGTGGATTTTATCTTTCCAATGGAAATTTGTGTTCGCATCGCTATTCATAGCCCTCACCCATTGGCTGGTCGATGGTCTTAAGCCCTATTTGAACCAGAACAAGTGGCTGGGTAAGTATGCCTTCTTCATCGATCAAGGGCTGCATCTCTTTTTTCTGGCCATTTCAGTGGTTGTCTACGATAAATGGTTCGCCCTTGAACCTATAATCGACATGCCCCTATCTGAAAAATGGTTGGCCATTGTGTTGGTCTTTGTGTTCTGCGGAAAAACTTGCAATGTGTTCATAAAAGAAATATTCCAATTCTTCGATATCAAGGTGGGCAACACCGAGGATTTGCCAAATGCGGGCCGCTTGATCGGCCTGACCGAACGGTGGTTGATACTGGTCTTTGTATTTATCAACCAGTTTGCGGCGGTAGGGTTTTTACTGGCCTCAAAGTCAATCCTCCGATATAAAAGTGAACAGGAAGAAGGGTTCAACAAGACCGAATACGTGCTTATTGGCACCTTGTTGAGCTTTGGTCTGGGCATTGGTTCGGCCATATTGGTGCAATTGCTATTTTGGTAA